In Senegalia massiliensis, a genomic segment contains:
- a CDS encoding M20 family metallopeptidase encodes MNSIDKIVKDLEKELKDLSKYIYDNPELGYEEYKSSKAHIDILKKHGFDVEENYLDIDTAFKATYDSGKEGSTISYLAEYDALPGIGHGCGHNILGTTSTGAGITLSKIIDDIGGKVVVFGTPAEETSGAKVIMVEKGSFDDIDVAMIAHPGDKYEKSGKSLAMEAIQFKYTGRTAHAAASPHEGINALDAAINTFNNINAFREHILPSARIHGIIKEGGQAANIVPDLAIAQFYVRATTKTYLTELVEKVKNCAKGASLAAGTEIEISNYEASYDNMVTNNVLSDLYTKNLKDTGVEEIHEPRESFGSIDAGNVSQVCPAIHPTFDITGREVPGHTREFRDATLTDYAHENMKKTIKALATTGKEIIENKDILEKIKEEFNNTNK; translated from the coding sequence ATGAATAGTATTGATAAAATAGTAAAAGATTTAGAAAAGGAACTTAAAGATTTAAGTAAATACATATATGATAATCCTGAGCTAGGATATGAAGAATATAAATCTAGTAAGGCTCATATAGATATATTAAAAAAGCATGGATTTGATGTAGAAGAAAACTATTTAGATATAGATACAGCATTTAAAGCTACTTATGATAGTGGTAAAGAAGGGTCGACTATTAGTTATTTAGCTGAATATGATGCACTTCCAGGCATAGGTCATGGGTGTGGTCATAATATACTTGGAACTACAAGTACTGGAGCTGGAATTACATTAAGTAAAATCATAGATGATATTGGTGGAAAAGTAGTAGTATTTGGGACACCAGCAGAAGAAACTAGCGGTGCTAAAGTAATAATGGTAGAAAAGGGTTCCTTTGATGATATAGATGTAGCAATGATAGCTCACCCAGGGGATAAATATGAAAAAAGTGGAAAAAGTCTGGCAATGGAAGCTATACAATTTAAATATACAGGAAGAACAGCTCATGCTGCAGCTTCTCCTCATGAAGGTATAAATGCGTTAGATGCAGCAATAAATACTTTTAATAATATAAATGCGTTCAGAGAACATATTTTACCTTCTGCAAGAATTCATGGAATAATAAAAGAAGGTGGACAAGCTGCTAATATTGTACCTGATTTAGCTATAGCACAATTTTATGTAAGAGCTACTACTAAAACATATTTAACTGAATTAGTAGAAAAAGTTAAGAACTGTGCTAAGGGAGCATCACTTGCAGCAGGAACAGAAATAGAAATATCAAATTATGAAGCATCTTATGATAATATGGTTACAAATAATGTGTTGTCTGATTTATATACAAAAAATTTAAAAGATACTGGTGTAGAAGAAATACATGAGCCTAGAGAAAGCTTTGGTTCTATAGATGCAGGAAATGTAAGTCAAGTATGCCCTGCAATTCATCCAACATTTGATATTACAGGACGAGAAGTTCCAGGTCATACAAGAGAATTTAGGGATGCTACACTTACAGATTATGCACATGAAAATATGAAGAAAACAATAAAAGCTTTAGCTACAACTGGAAAAGAAATAATTGAAAATAAAGATATATTAGAAAAGATAAAAGAAGAATTTAACAATACTAACAAATAA
- the orr gene encoding ornithine racemase Orr, which produces MTKRYPRVEVDLGKITHNTKKMVDICKSIGVEIVGVNKVTCGSVEVANALIEGGIKIIGESRIEALKGLKDIKAEKMLLRLPMISNAADVVKFSDISLNSEIKTITKLSEESLKIGKKHKIILMIDVGDLREGVFDEEDALKTVEKIIELKGVEFEGLGTNLSCFGGIMPTEENLEKLNRLKTKIEEKFDIKVNTISGGNSSSTHLIQKGKLPNFVNQLRFGTILMLGTVEVNDTRIDDTFIDAYKLKTEIIELKKKPSKPIGTASVDAFGSVPVFEDKGDMIRAICAIGRQDIDLDWMKPIDENIEILGGSSDHIILDLTHTNNNYDIGDVLEFELNYVAILRSMTSQFIYKDYLK; this is translated from the coding sequence ATGACAAAAAGGTATCCAAGAGTTGAAGTGGATTTAGGAAAAATCACTCATAACACTAAGAAGATGGTTGATATTTGTAAATCCATAGGAGTGGAAATAGTAGGAGTGAATAAGGTTACTTGTGGATCAGTTGAAGTTGCAAATGCATTAATAGAAGGTGGAATAAAAATAATAGGTGAATCCAGAATAGAAGCATTAAAAGGATTAAAGGATATAAAAGCAGAAAAAATGTTACTTCGTCTTCCTATGATATCTAATGCAGCTGATGTAGTAAAATTCTCAGATATATCCTTAAATTCAGAAATTAAAACTATAACAAAGTTATCTGAAGAATCTCTTAAAATAGGTAAAAAACATAAAATAATACTTATGATAGATGTTGGTGATTTAAGAGAAGGAGTTTTTGATGAAGAAGATGCATTAAAAACAGTGGAAAAAATAATAGAACTAAAGGGTGTAGAGTTTGAAGGACTTGGTACTAATCTATCTTGTTTTGGTGGGATAATGCCTACAGAAGAAAATTTAGAAAAATTAAATAGACTAAAAACAAAAATAGAGGAAAAGTTTGATATAAAAGTTAATACTATATCAGGAGGAAACTCAAGTAGTACACATTTAATTCAAAAAGGAAAATTGCCTAATTTTGTTAATCAATTAAGATTTGGAACAATTTTAATGCTAGGTACAGTAGAAGTAAATGATACTAGAATAGATGATACATTTATAGATGCATATAAACTTAAAACAGAAATAATAGAACTTAAAAAGAAACCTTCAAAACCTATAGGTACTGCATCTGTAGATGCCTTTGGTAGTGTACCTGTATTTGAAGATAAAGGAGATATGATAAGAGCAATATGTGCAATAGGAAGACAAGATATTGACTTAGATTGGATGAAGCCTATAGATGAAAATATAGAGATATTAGGAGGAAGTAGTGATCATATTATATTAGATTTAACTCATACAAATAATAATTATGATATAGGCGACGTATTAGAATTTGAACTGAATTATGTAGCAATATTAAGGTCCATGACATCACAATTTATATATAAAGATTATTTGAAATAA
- a CDS encoding Tex family protein, translated as MDIALKLAKEFNIRKKQVEDTISLIDEGNTIPFIARYRKEVTGGLSDELLRDLDESLTYLRNLESRKEEVIRLIDEQEKLTDELEKEILSAEKLQRVEDLYRPFKQKRRTRATKAKEKGLELLADTMLKQEIEVGNIEEIAKEYIDEEKEVNSAQEAIDGAKDIIAEIISDNADFRKYIRGVWYNKSVISSALSKEDKNSVYEMYYEYNEEVKKIANHRILAINRGEKEGILKINLITPDDIILDYLKRNTITNENSIFKSAIIESIEDSYKRLISPSIEREIRSRLTERAEEEAIKVFAKNTKPLLMIPPVSGVRVMAIDPSFRTGCKIAVLDETGKLLDYTTIYPNEPQNRVEESKKIMKDIIQKYDINIIPIGNGTASRETEAIVSSMLNEIEKKVYYTIVSEAGASVYSASKLGTEEYPDIDVSIRGAISIGRRLQDPLAELVKIDPKSIGVGQYQHDLNQSKLSHSLKSVVEDCVNTVGVDLNTASPSLLNYVAGLSPSVSKNIVKYREEIGKFKNRKEIKKVKRLGGKTFEQCAGFLRISEGDNPLDNTSVHPESYDITMKLINRLGYSKQDIKSGKLKDIKSKIIENGSIEELAEELEVGVPTLKDIAKEIEKPGRDPREDMPKPVFRSDVLKMEDLKPEMILSGTVRNVVDFGAFIDIGVKQDGLVHISQLSDKYVKNPMDIVSVGDSVKVKVIDVDLEKGRVSLTMKGI; from the coding sequence ATGGATATAGCATTAAAACTGGCAAAAGAATTTAATATAAGAAAAAAACAAGTAGAAGATACTATTAGCTTGATTGATGAAGGTAATACTATACCTTTTATAGCAAGATATAGAAAAGAAGTTACAGGAGGATTATCTGATGAACTTTTACGTGATTTAGATGAATCACTTACTTACCTTAGAAACCTTGAATCTAGAAAAGAAGAAGTAATTCGTTTAATAGATGAACAAGAAAAACTTACAGATGAATTAGAAAAGGAAATATTATCTGCAGAAAAATTACAAAGAGTAGAAGATTTATATAGGCCTTTCAAACAAAAAAGAAGAACAAGAGCTACAAAAGCAAAAGAAAAGGGACTAGAACTATTAGCTGATACTATGCTCAAACAAGAAATAGAAGTTGGAAACATTGAAGAAATAGCGAAAGAATATATTGATGAAGAAAAAGAAGTAAATTCAGCACAAGAGGCAATAGATGGTGCAAAGGATATAATAGCTGAAATTATATCTGATAATGCGGATTTTAGAAAATATATTAGAGGAGTATGGTATAATAAATCTGTAATTTCTTCAGCATTATCTAAAGAAGATAAAAACTCAGTATATGAAATGTATTATGAATATAATGAAGAAGTTAAAAAGATAGCAAATCATAGAATACTTGCAATAAACCGTGGAGAAAAAGAAGGTATATTAAAGATAAATCTAATAACTCCAGATGATATAATATTAGACTATTTAAAAAGGAATACTATAACAAATGAAAATAGCATTTTTAAATCTGCTATAATAGAATCTATAGAAGATTCCTATAAAAGACTTATTTCTCCATCTATAGAAAGAGAAATAAGATCAAGACTTACAGAAAGAGCAGAAGAAGAAGCAATAAAGGTATTTGCAAAAAATACAAAGCCACTTCTTATGATACCACCGGTATCTGGGGTAAGAGTAATGGCTATTGATCCTAGTTTTAGAACAGGATGTAAGATTGCAGTATTAGATGAAACAGGAAAATTATTAGACTATACTACTATATATCCAAATGAACCTCAGAATAGAGTGGAAGAATCTAAAAAAATAATGAAAGATATAATACAAAAATATGATATAAATATTATTCCAATTGGTAATGGTACAGCCTCAAGAGAAACTGAAGCTATTGTATCCAGTATGTTAAATGAAATAGAAAAAAAGGTATATTATACAATTGTATCAGAAGCAGGAGCCTCAGTATATTCTGCATCTAAACTTGGAACTGAAGAATATCCAGATATAGATGTTTCTATAAGAGGAGCAATAAGTATAGGTAGAAGACTTCAAGATCCTCTTGCAGAATTAGTAAAAATTGATCCAAAAAGTATAGGAGTAGGTCAATATCAACATGATTTAAATCAATCTAAACTTTCACATTCTCTTAAATCAGTAGTAGAAGATTGTGTTAATACAGTTGGAGTAGATTTAAATACAGCATCACCTTCACTTCTCAACTATGTTGCTGGCTTATCACCTTCAGTATCTAAAAACATAGTAAAATATAGAGAAGAGATAGGAAAATTCAAAAATAGAAAAGAAATTAAAAAAGTTAAAAGACTTGGTGGAAAAACTTTTGAACAATGTGCAGGATTCCTTAGAATATCAGAAGGAGATAATCCCCTTGATAATACTTCAGTTCATCCTGAAAGTTATGATATAACTATGAAATTAATAAATAGATTAGGTTATTCAAAACAAGATATAAAAAGTGGAAAACTTAAAGATATAAAATCTAAGATAATAGAAAATGGTTCAATAGAAGAATTGGCAGAAGAATTAGAGGTAGGAGTTCCAACACTAAAAGATATAGCAAAAGAAATAGAAAAGCCAGGACGTGATCCAAGGGAAGATATGCCTAAGCCAGTATTTAGATCAGATGTACTTAAGATGGAAGACTTAAAACCTGAAATGATATTAAGTGGAACAGTAAGAAATGTAGTAGATTTTGGTGCATTTATAGATATTGGAGTAAAACAAGATGGTTTAGTTCATATATCTCAGTTAAGTGATAAATATGTAAAAAATCCAATGGATATAGTTTCAGTAGGAGATAGTGTAAAAGTAAAAGTTATTGATGTGGATTTAGAAAAAGGTAGAGTATCACTTACAATGAAAGGTATTTAA
- a CDS encoding HAD family hydrolase translates to MIKLIATDMDGTLVQSDGNISDEFPEIFKKLREKGIKFVVASGRQYYKLRENFNEYSDDMAFIADNGTMVMYKEEELYSKELNYRQVKEIIKKIEHMENTHLVLSGKKKAYLDTNKKEIIDEIEKYYKEYEIVDDLETIDDEILKIAVYHPENIEDLYNEYFSPHFGDKAKVSVSGEFWLDVYSKDTDKGIALKMIQEKFNIKKEETMAFGDYFNDTPMLKEAKYSYAMENAPEEFKKDANFIAKSNDENGVIEAIKEKINLSKSS, encoded by the coding sequence ATGATAAAGCTTATTGCAACAGATATGGATGGAACACTGGTTCAAAGTGATGGTAATATCAGTGACGAATTTCCAGAGATTTTTAAAAAGTTAAGAGAAAAAGGTATAAAATTTGTGGTAGCAAGCGGAAGGCAATATTACAAATTAAGAGAAAATTTTAATGAGTATTCTGATGATATGGCATTTATTGCAGATAATGGTACTATGGTAATGTACAAAGAGGAAGAATTATATTCTAAAGAATTAAATTACCGTCAAGTAAAAGAAATTATAAAAAAAATAGAACATATGGAAAATACACACTTAGTGCTTTCTGGTAAGAAAAAGGCTTATTTAGATACTAATAAAAAAGAAATAATAGATGAAATAGAGAAATATTATAAGGAGTATGAAATAGTAGATGATTTAGAAACAATTGATGATGAAATATTAAAAATAGCTGTATATCATCCAGAAAATATTGAAGATCTATATAACGAATATTTTTCACCACATTTTGGGGATAAAGCTAAGGTTTCAGTATCAGGTGAATTTTGGTTAGATGTATATAGCAAAGATACGGACAAAGGCATAGCACTCAAGATGATACAAGAAAAATTTAATATAAAAAAAGAGGAAACAATGGCTTTTGGTGACTATTTTAATGATACTCCAATGCTAAAGGAAGCAAAATATAGTTATGCCATGGAAAATGCTCCAGAGGAGTTCAAAAAAGATGCTAATTTCATAGCAAAATCTAATGATGAAAATGGGGTAATAGAAGCAATTAAAGAAAAAATAAATTTGAGTAAATCTTCCTAA
- the pfkB gene encoding 1-phosphofructokinase: MIGTITLNPAVDRRYNIDILEKNTVKRTEDYMASAGGKGLNVSRVARILGEDVTAFGFLGGNTGDFIRNEISKLGINDSFTSVNGTTRTCLNIIDDNNDNIEILEKGPVISKKDKHKFLEEFELQLERLDIIAMSGSLPKGVDINIYSDIIEIAKKYNKKVILDTSGNVLLENLKSNPFLVKPNKEELENITGIKLDSEEAIKMSAHKILRRGAKNILVSLGDNGMYFFGEEGNFKVDIPKIKIKNTVGSGDSSVAGFAYSFSKGLDIQEVLKYANACGMSNAMEKGTGSIDIEKVNELRKKIIVRKI, encoded by the coding sequence ATGATTGGAACAATCACATTAAATCCAGCAGTAGATAGACGATATAATATAGACATTTTAGAAAAAAATACTGTAAAAAGAACAGAGGATTATATGGCTAGTGCTGGAGGTAAAGGCTTAAATGTTTCAAGAGTAGCAAGAATTTTAGGAGAGGATGTAACTGCATTTGGTTTCTTAGGTGGGAATACAGGTGATTTTATAAGAAATGAAATATCGAAATTAGGTATAAATGATAGTTTTACATCTGTTAATGGAACAACAAGAACATGTTTAAATATAATTGATGACAATAATGATAATATTGAAATATTAGAAAAAGGTCCAGTTATATCAAAAAAAGATAAACATAAATTTTTAGAAGAATTTGAATTACAATTAGAGAGATTAGATATTATTGCTATGTCAGGTAGTTTACCTAAAGGAGTAGATATAAATATTTATTCTGATATAATTGAAATAGCAAAAAAATATAATAAAAAAGTAATACTTGATACAAGTGGAAATGTACTTTTAGAAAATTTAAAGTCAAATCCATTTTTAGTAAAACCAAACAAAGAAGAATTAGAAAATATAACTGGTATAAAACTAGACTCTGAAGAGGCTATAAAGATGTCGGCCCATAAAATATTAAGAAGAGGTGCAAAAAATATTTTAGTATCACTTGGAGATAATGGAATGTACTTTTTTGGTGAAGAAGGAAATTTTAAAGTAGATATACCAAAAATAAAAATTAAAAATACAGTAGGTTCAGGTGATAGTTCTGTAGCTGGATTTGCATACTCCTTTTCAAAAGGTCTTGATATTCAAGAAGTATTAAAATATGCAAATGCTTGTGGGATGAGTAATGCAATGGAAAAAGGAACAGGTAGTATCGACATAGAAAAAGTAAATGAATTAAGAAAAAAAATAATAGTAAGAAAAATATAA
- a CDS encoding tagatose bisphosphate family class II aldolase, which yields MFIVSSKNLLEDARKGGYAVPAFNIHNLETVQVVVEAANELNSPVILAATPGTVGYAGEDYLINIMKAAAKNSNVPIAYHLDHHEDVEAIERSIKLGAKAVMIDASALPYEENIAKVKSVVDFAKKYDVSVEAELGKLVGVEDDLVVDESESQLTDPELANDFVERTGIDSLAVAIGTAHGLYKSEPNIDFERLEKIEKKVDVPLVLHGASDVPDETVKRCIELGICKVNIATELKIAFSDQLKKYLKENPEANDPRKYMKDAKASMKELVKKKILLCNSNDKA from the coding sequence ATGTTTATTGTATCAAGTAAAAATTTATTAGAAGATGCTAGAAAAGGTGGATATGCAGTACCTGCATTTAATATTCACAACTTAGAAACAGTACAAGTAGTAGTAGAAGCTGCAAATGAATTAAATTCTCCAGTAATACTTGCAGCAACTCCAGGAACAGTAGGTTATGCTGGTGAAGATTATCTTATAAATATAATGAAAGCAGCAGCAAAAAATTCAAATGTACCTATTGCATATCATTTAGATCATCATGAAGATGTAGAAGCTATAGAACGATCTATAAAACTTGGAGCAAAAGCAGTAATGATTGATGCATCTGCTCTTCCTTATGAAGAAAATATTGCAAAAGTTAAATCTGTAGTAGATTTTGCAAAAAAATATGATGTATCTGTTGAAGCAGAACTTGGAAAATTAGTAGGTGTAGAAGATGATTTAGTAGTAGATGAATCTGAATCTCAATTAACAGATCCAGAACTTGCAAATGATTTTGTAGAAAGAACTGGAATAGATTCCCTTGCTGTAGCAATAGGTACAGCACATGGATTATATAAATCAGAACCTAATATAGATTTCGAAAGATTAGAAAAAATAGAGAAAAAAGTTGATGTTCCTCTAGTATTACATGGTGCATCTGATGTACCTGATGAAACAGTGAAAAGATGTATAGAACTTGGAATTTGTAAAGTAAATATTGCAACAGAATTAAAAATAGCTTTTTCTGACCAACTAAAAAAATATTTAAAAGAAAATCCAGAAGCTAATGATCCAAGAAAATATATGAAAGATGCTAAAGCTAGCATGAAAGAATTAGTTAAAAAGAAAATATTATTATGTAATAGTAATGATAAGGCATAA
- the nagA gene encoding N-acetylglucosamine-6-phosphate deacetylase codes for MKYAIKAKQIYTEDNILEDGYIIINHGKIEKISKQNDERVNVIDVGELKVIPGLIDLHIHGANGYDVMDADYNSLDNISKYLAENGVTSFLATTLTAPMEKIEKAMENVVKAKDKGLTGAEVLGTYLEGPYLTEEHKGAHPVNFMRELKLDEIKKLIEISKNTLKVVTIAPEKENSEEIIKYLKEKGIETSIGHTNATYEQTIEAIKNGAQIGVHTFNGMTGLHHREPGVVGAIMDSENIYAELIADNIHVNPAVMRILYRLKKNDKLYLISDCMRAGGLEDGEYSLGELKVNVKNSIARTEYGSLAGSTLKIKNGVKNIKKATGIDLYEAIRLASIIPAKAIGIDDEVGSIKQNKKANITIIDDEFNIYMTIVEGNIVYERKM; via the coding sequence ATGAAATATGCTATAAAAGCAAAACAAATATATACTGAAGATAATATTTTAGAAGATGGATATATTATTATAAACCATGGAAAAATAGAAAAAATATCAAAACAAAATGATGAAAGAGTAAATGTTATAGATGTAGGAGAATTAAAGGTTATTCCAGGATTAATAGACCTTCATATCCATGGAGCAAATGGATATGATGTTATGGATGCTGATTATAATTCTTTGGACAATATATCTAAATATCTTGCTGAAAATGGTGTAACTTCATTTTTAGCTACAACACTTACAGCACCTATGGAAAAAATAGAAAAGGCTATGGAAAATGTAGTTAAAGCTAAAGACAAAGGACTAACAGGTGCAGAGGTTTTAGGAACATATTTGGAAGGACCATATTTAACTGAAGAGCATAAAGGAGCTCACCCAGTAAACTTTATGAGAGAACTTAAATTAGATGAGATAAAAAAACTTATTGAGATATCTAAGAATACACTTAAAGTTGTAACAATAGCTCCAGAAAAAGAGAATTCAGAAGAAATTATTAAATATTTAAAAGAAAAAGGTATTGAAACATCAATAGGTCATACAAATGCAACTTATGAACAGACCATAGAAGCTATAAAAAATGGGGCACAAATTGGTGTGCATACTTTTAATGGTATGACAGGACTTCATCATAGAGAGCCTGGTGTAGTAGGGGCAATAATGGATAGTGAAAATATATATGCAGAATTAATAGCAGATAATATTCATGTTAATCCAGCAGTTATGAGAATACTCTATAGATTAAAGAAAAATGATAAATTATATCTTATAAGTGATTGTATGAGAGCTGGTGGACTTGAAGATGGAGAATATTCTTTAGGAGAATTAAAAGTAAATGTAAAAAATTCTATAGCTAGAACTGAATATGGCTCACTTGCAGGAAGTACTCTTAAGATTAAAAATGGAGTAAAAAATATAAAAAAAGCCACTGGTATAGATCTATATGAAGCTATAAGACTTGCATCAATTATACCAGCAAAAGCTATAGGAATAGATGATGAAGTAGGTAGTATAAAACAAAATAAGAAAGCAAATATCACTATAATAGATGATGAATTTAATATATATATGACTATAGTAGAAGGTAACATTGTTTACGAAAGGAAGATGTAG
- the agaF gene encoding PTS galactosamine/N-acetylgalactosamine transporter subunit IIA, protein MIGLIITGHGEFAKGINSVIELVAGKQENVATVDFLENHSTEDLKNNLKEKIENMNTEGTLIFTDIPGGSPFKMAVELSMEHDDIEVIAGTNVPMIMEILFDRENVDLLELKNRAMEVGKKQIVTFEMKKKQKQQDEDDGI, encoded by the coding sequence ATGATAGGTTTAATAATAACAGGTCATGGTGAATTTGCTAAAGGGATAAATTCGGTTATAGAACTTGTAGCAGGTAAACAAGAAAATGTAGCTACTGTAGATTTTCTAGAAAATCATTCTACAGAAGATTTAAAAAATAATTTAAAAGAAAAAATAGAAAATATGAATACAGAAGGCACTTTAATATTTACAGATATTCCAGGAGGTTCTCCTTTTAAAATGGCAGTAGAACTATCAATGGAACATGATGATATTGAAGTAATAGCAGGTACAAATGTACCAATGATAATGGAAATATTATTTGATAGAGAAAATGTAGATTTATTAGAGCTTAAAAATAGAGCAATGGAAGTAGGAAAAAAACAAATAGTAACTTTTGAAATGAAGAAAAAGCAAAAACAACAGGATGAAGATGACGGGATATAA
- a CDS encoding PTS system mannose/fructose/sorbose family transporter subunit IID, with product MESNVNKEELVVNPEYEDQTPVKLDKKDLNKMAWRSLLLQASFNYERMQAGGWLYSMAPALEKIHKKKEDLSKSMKMHLEFFNTHPFLVTFVMGIVAAMEGNKNDTETIRGIKVATMGPLGGIGDALFWLTLLPISAGIGASLAIDGSVAGPIIFLIMFNIVHFGLRFGLMHYGYRTGVNSIGILKESTKLVSRAASILGLTVVGALIASYINLSLDVVIKAGEAEVNLQEGVLDQIMPKMLPLGYAFLMYYLLKKGWSPLALIGITVVFGVAGQYLGLF from the coding sequence ATGGAATCTAATGTTAATAAAGAAGAATTAGTTGTTAATCCAGAATATGAAGATCAGACACCTGTAAAATTAGATAAAAAAGACTTAAATAAAATGGCTTGGAGATCATTACTTTTACAAGCATCATTTAACTATGAAAGAATGCAAGCTGGTGGTTGGCTATATTCAATGGCTCCAGCACTTGAAAAAATTCATAAGAAAAAAGAAGATTTATCAAAATCAATGAAAATGCATTTGGAATTTTTCAATACTCATCCATTCCTTGTAACATTTGTAATGGGAATAGTTGCAGCAATGGAAGGAAATAAAAATGATACTGAAACAATAAGAGGTATAAAAGTAGCTACAATGGGACCTCTTGGAGGAATAGGAGATGCATTATTCTGGTTAACTTTATTACCAATTAGTGCTGGTATTGGTGCTTCACTTGCTATAGATGGTAGTGTGGCAGGGCCTATAATATTCCTTATAATGTTTAATATTGTTCATTTTGGACTTAGATTTGGTTTAATGCATTATGGTTATAGAACCGGAGTTAACTCAATAGGAATTTTAAAAGAAAGTACAAAATTAGTTTCAAGAGCTGCTTCAATACTTGGACTTACAGTTGTAGGTGCATTAATTGCTTCATACATCAATTTATCATTAGATGTAGTAATAAAAGCAGGAGAAGCAGAAGTTAATCTTCAAGAAGGTGTACTAGATCAAATAATGCCAAAAATGCTTCCACTTGGCTATGCATTTTTAATGTATTATTTACTTAAAAAAGGTTGGTCACCACTTGCTCTTATTGGAATAACAGTAGTATTTGGTGTAGCAGGACAATATTTAGGATTATTTTAA
- the agaW gene encoding PTS N-acetylgalactosamine transporter subunit IIC, with the protein MLDALLLALWAGIAGIDLFNGLTHIHRPLVSGLVVGLILGDVQTGLITGGMLELVWMGMAPLAGAQPPNVVVGGIIGASFAILANQEPSVAVGIAVPFAVAAQAGITLLFTAFSPVMHKADEYAEKANLKGIDKINYLGLAILFVSYFIVVFLPIYFGADTAESVVNMLPQTFIDGLSTAGGMMPAIGFALLLKIMFKTQYVAFLIIGFVLVAYLELPILAVALIGAAIAMYDFYNGKNKGNTPPPSEEVYTDGI; encoded by the coding sequence ATGTTAGATGCTTTACTTTTAGCACTTTGGGCTGGAATAGCTGGTATTGACCTTTTTAATGGTCTTACACATATTCACAGACCATTAGTATCAGGACTTGTAGTAGGTCTTATACTTGGAGATGTTCAAACAGGACTTATAACAGGCGGTATGTTAGAACTTGTTTGGATGGGAATGGCACCACTTGCAGGAGCTCAACCACCAAATGTTGTTGTAGGCGGTATAATTGGTGCATCTTTTGCAATACTTGCAAATCAAGAACCATCAGTGGCAGTTGGTATAGCTGTACCATTTGCAGTGGCAGCACAAGCAGGAATAACATTATTATTTACAGCATTCTCACCTGTAATGCATAAAGCAGATGAATATGCAGAAAAAGCTAATTTAAAAGGTATTGACAAAATTAATTATTTAGGACTTGCAATATTATTCGTATCATACTTCATAGTTGTATTTTTACCTATTTACTTTGGAGCAGACACTGCAGAATCAGTTGTAAATATGTTACCACAAACATTTATAGATGGATTATCTACTGCAGGTGGAATGATGCCAGCAATAGGTTTTGCATTACTTCTTAAAATAATGTTTAAGACTCAATATGTAGCATTTTTAATTATAGGTTTTGTACTTGTTGCTTATTTAGAATTACCAATCCTTGCAGTAGCACTTATAGGAGCTGCAATAGCAATGTATGATTTCTATAATGGTAAAAATAAAGGTAATACACCACCACCTAGTGAGGAGGTATATACTGATGGAATCTAA
- the agaV gene encoding PTS N-acetylgalactosamine transporter subunit IIB has translation MPNILLTRIDNRLVHGQVGVTWTSHLGANLVLVANDEVSHDEVRQNLMDMVLPDTVATRFFTLQKTIDVIHKAADRQKIFIVVKTPQDVLTLVKGGVPIKEVNVGNMHYAEGKEQLTSTISVDEDDKKTFKELHDLGVTFDMRKVPDDKRNKNIMEMI, from the coding sequence ATGCCAAACATTTTACTTACAAGAATTGATAATAGACTCGTTCATGGTCAGGTGGGTGTTACATGGACTAGTCATTTAGGCGCGAACCTAGTACTTGTTGCAAATGATGAGGTTTCACATGATGAAGTAAGACAAAACTTAATGGATATGGTATTACCAGATACTGTAGCTACAAGATTTTTTACTTTACAAAAAACTATAGATGTAATTCATAAAGCAGCAGATAGACAAAAAATCTTTATAGTAGTTAAGACACCTCAAGATGTACTTACTCTTGTAAAAGGTGGAGTACCTATAAAAGAAGTAAATGTTGGAAATATGCATTATGCAGAAGGTAAGGAGCAACTTACTTCAACTATTTCTGTAGATGAAGACGATAAAAAGACTTTTAAAGAGTTACATGATTTAGGAGTAACATTTGATATGAGAAAAGTTCCTGATGACAAAAGGAACAAAAATATTATGGAAATGATATAA